The following are from one region of the Chloracidobacterium sp. genome:
- a CDS encoding RHS repeat protein, whose protein sequence is MRLSRSIENIATEDPTNEQHGIKVQTRYKTVAGYTYQLSSNPYRAATAVTETDPTMGWTLSTAWSTGRRSEVETFSGSALPVAFGGSNQNSTGIVRTDIDANRTLVTDQAGKRRISKTNALGQLKEVWEILAASETGSESVAFPNTTVAHGFKTAYGYDTLNNLTTVSQGVQTRTFSYSSLSRLLSAANPESGTIGYEYDPNGNLTEKTDARSIVTTYTYDELNRVTARDYSDTTPDVDYTYGTSAPKVGKLVKVESSVSTTEYTGFDILGRVTAHKQTTDGEEYETGYAYNLSGAMVEQTYPSGRVVKNVIDNNGDLAMVQSRKSANHGFFDYAGSFSYNAAGAVTSMQLGNGRWESTVFNSRLQPTQIGLGVTPNATNLLKLDYSYGTTANNGNVLSQTITVPTVGINTGFSAVQTYNYDSLNRLKDATEMLTPHGGSQSQSWKQTFTFDRYGNRNFDEANTAFAGFDKLCNNNTELCADLRKRLNPSINTSNNRLSTSDDYDFDASGNTTSDPDDRMFIYDAENKQVEVKDSLNATIGQYFYDGDGRRVKKYVPSTGEVTVFVYDAGGKLVAEYSTIVASTNDATVAYLTNDHLSSPRITTDQFGQIASRRDFMPYGEEIARTGYGSDNVRQKFTTYERDGETDLDYAKNRQTDFSLGRFTSPDPYKIVAEVKVERNKEKADEMLRAYISHPQKWNQYPYTINNPLRYTDPTGEEIWLRGTKEEIAEALKLLKEILGNERFEYVNQLDHNGDDGYALVLNIDPKNVEAFSKIGDDIHNRTLSEGMAEILSSSSVLEVRMDGNFVDKEGNLVDVDAPERTNLDSGYVNYSWSIIRRGQAVVGPGAVEKANSERTLGERTRLSTDGRPLQFTKAMILAHEIGHHWRKRGGGDGAVAFENAVRSRNSQRLRLAEQ, encoded by the coding sequence GTGCGCCTTTCTCGGTCGATCGAGAACATTGCAACCGAAGACCCAACCAACGAACAGCACGGCATCAAGGTCCAGACGCGGTACAAGACGGTTGCGGGTTATACGTATCAGTTATCGTCGAACCCGTACCGGGCCGCGACCGCCGTAACAGAGACCGACCCGACAATGGGCTGGACGCTCTCGACCGCCTGGAGCACTGGCCGCCGCTCGGAGGTCGAAACATTCTCTGGCTCCGCTCTGCCGGTCGCCTTCGGCGGCTCGAACCAAAACTCCACCGGCATCGTCCGCACAGACATCGACGCAAACCGCACGCTCGTCACCGATCAGGCCGGGAAGCGCCGGATCAGTAAGACAAATGCGCTTGGGCAGTTGAAAGAGGTCTGGGAAATACTCGCGGCTAGCGAAACTGGTTCGGAGAGCGTCGCGTTCCCGAACACGACGGTCGCCCATGGCTTCAAGACCGCCTATGGCTACGACACGCTTAATAACCTGACGACCGTATCCCAAGGGGTTCAGACGCGGACCTTCAGCTACAGCAGCCTCTCGCGCCTTCTTTCGGCGGCGAATCCGGAATCGGGGACGATCGGTTACGAATATGATCCAAACGGCAATTTGACCGAGAAGACGGACGCACGAAGTATTGTAACTACATACACTTACGACGAGCTGAACCGCGTAACGGCCCGAGATTACTCCGATACGACGCCCGATGTCGATTACACCTACGGCACGAGTGCTCCGAAAGTTGGTAAACTGGTGAAAGTGGAATCGAGCGTTTCGACAACCGAATACACGGGGTTTGACATCTTAGGACGTGTGACGGCCCACAAACAGACGACGGACGGCGAGGAATATGAAACCGGATACGCCTATAATTTATCGGGGGCGATGGTCGAGCAGACTTATCCATCTGGCCGCGTGGTGAAGAATGTGATCGATAACAACGGCGACCTTGCGATGGTCCAGAGCCGGAAGTCTGCGAACCACGGCTTCTTCGACTACGCCGGATCGTTCTCGTATAACGCCGCTGGCGCTGTCACGTCAATGCAGCTTGGGAACGGCCGATGGGAATCGACGGTGTTCAACTCACGCCTGCAACCGACGCAGATCGGGCTTGGTGTGACACCGAACGCCACCAACCTCCTGAAGCTCGATTACAGCTACGGCACGACCGCGAACAACGGGAACGTCCTGAGTCAGACGATCACGGTGCCGACGGTGGGAATAAATACAGGCTTTTCGGCGGTGCAAACCTACAATTACGACAGCCTGAATCGGTTGAAGGACGCGACCGAGATGCTGACGCCGCACGGAGGTTCGCAGTCACAATCGTGGAAGCAGACATTCACCTTTGACCGCTACGGCAACCGGAACTTTGACGAAGCGAACACCGCTTTCGCGGGCTTCGATAAGCTCTGCAACAATAATACGGAGTTATGTGCTGATCTCAGAAAGCGGCTGAATCCTTCGATCAACACATCTAACAACCGACTTAGCACTAGCGACGATTACGACTTCGACGCGAGCGGGAACACTACTTCCGACCCGGACGACAGGATGTTTATCTACGACGCTGAGAATAAGCAAGTGGAGGTCAAGGACTCGCTAAATGCCACTATTGGCCAGTATTTTTATGACGGAGATGGCCGTAGGGTGAAGAAGTACGTTCCCTCGACCGGCGAGGTGACGGTGTTTGTCTATGACGCTGGCGGAAAACTTGTGGCGGAATATTCGACCATCGTCGCCTCAACCAACGACGCCACGGTCGCCTACCTAACCAACGACCACCTCAGCAGCCCAAGGATCACGACCGACCAATTCGGCCAGATCGCCTCCCGCCGCGACTTCATGCCCTACGGCGAAGAAATCGCCCGCACCGGCTACGGCTCCGACAACGTCCGCCAGAAATTCACCACCTACGAACGCGATGGTGAAACTGATCTGGATTATGCAAAGAACCGTCAAACCGATTTCAGCCTAGGCAGATTTACCTCTCCTGATCCCTACAAAATCGTTGCTGAAGTGAAGGTCGAACGGAACAAAGAAAAAGCCGATGAAATGCTTAGAGCATATATTTCTCATCCTCAAAAATGGAACCAATACCCCTATACAATAAATAATCCGTTGAGATACACAGATCCAACGGGTGAGGAAATTTGGTTACGAGGAACGAAGGAAGAGATAGCGGAAGCACTCAAGCTATTGAAGGAAATACTAGGCAATGAGAGATTTGAATATGTTAACCAACTGGACCATAACGGCGACGATGGGTACGCCTTGGTTCTAAATATCGACCCCAAAAATGTCGAGGCCTTTTCGAAGATAGGCGACGACATACACAATAGGACGCTCAGCGAAGGAATGGCTGAGATTCTATCAAGTTCGAGTGTCTTGGAGGTAAGGATGGATGGTAACTTTGTCGATAAGGAGGGTAACCTTGTTGATGTTGACGCTCCCGAAAGAACCAATTTAGATTCCGGATATGTCAATTACTCTTGGAGCATCATTAGGCGTGGGCAAGCTGTAGTTGGCCCCGGCGCCGTAGAGAAGGCGAACTCAGAAAGAACCCTCGGTGAAAGAACGCGGTTGTCTACAGATGGCCGACCTTTGCAATTCACGAAAGCAATGATCTTAGCTCATGAAATCGGCCACCACTGGAGGAAACGCGGAGGTGGCGATGGTGCGGTCGCCTTCGAAAACGCGGTTAGGTCGAGGAATAGTCAGAGACTAAGGTTGGCTGAACAATAG